One Chionomys nivalis chromosome 4, mChiNiv1.1, whole genome shotgun sequence genomic region harbors:
- the LOC130873103 gene encoding olfactory receptor 7G2-like — translation MDIENKSVTSEIFLLGLTDDTELESLIFGIFLGMYLITIFGNGLIMLAIYCDSHLHTPMYLFLCHLSFNDMYLVSITVPKMLVNIQTQDQRITYVGCLSQGFFVAVCTIFECFLLGVMAYDRYVAICYPLRYTVLMNPCFCIILVLISLFISIVNGLLHSLMILNLYFCNDLEIFHFFCEIAQVIKLACSDSLINNILIFATATIFAGIPLFEIIFSYIQIVSTVLKMPSSEGKYKAFSTCGSHLSVVCLFYGTGFGVYITSKVIDSPRETAVASVMYSIVPPMLNPFIYSLRNRDMKEALKKVIARITSLL, via the coding sequence ATGGATATTGAAAACAAATCTGTGACTTCTGAAATTTTTCTGCTTGGACTGACAGATGATACAGAGCTGGAGTCCCTCATCTTTGGCATTTTTCTAGGCATGTACCTGATCACAATCTTTGGAAATGGTCTTATAATGTTGGCTATCTACTGTGATTCCCATctccacacccccatgtacttatttctctgtcatctatCTTTTAATGACATGTATTTAGTCAGCATCACAGTTCCAAAGATGCTGGTGAACATACAAACACAGGATCAGAGGATCACTTATGTAGGCTGCCTTAGCCAGGGCTTCTTTGTTGCAGTTTGTACCATCTTTGAGTGTTTTCTGCTAGGAGtaatggcctatgaccgctatgtagcCATTTGTTACCCTCTAAGATACACAGTCCTGATGAACCCCTGCTTCTGTATTATTCTGGTTCTTATCTCTCTATTCATTAGCATTGTGAATGGTCTGTTGCATAGTCTGATGATACTAAACTTGTATTTTTGCAATGACCTGGAAAtcttccacttcttctgtgaaaTCGCACAAGTCATCAAACTGGCCTGTTCTGACAGCCTCATTAACAATATTCTGATATTTGCTACGGCTACTATTTTTGCTGGCATTCCTCTGtttgaaataattttctcttaTATTCAGATTGTGTCTACAGTATTGAAAATGCCATCATCAGAAGGAAAATACAAAGCCTTTTCCACTTGTGGGTCTCATTTGTCAGTTGTTTGCTTGTTCTATGGGACAGGTTTTGGTGTATATATTACCTCAAAGGTAATTGATTCACCAAGGGAGACCGCAGTGGCTTCAGTGATGTACTCCATAGTTCCTCCAATGTTGAATCCCTTTATTTATAGTTTGAGGAACAGGGATATGAAGGAGGCACTGAAGAAAGTTATTGCTAGGATAACTTCCCTTCTGTGA
- the LOC130872984 gene encoding olfactory receptor 7G2-like, with amino-acid sequence MGFTNQTAVTNFLLLGLSSDPELQSFMFGLFLSIYLVTMIGNLFIILSIISDSHLHTPMYYFICNLSLTDLCTSTTIIPKMLENIQEQNLSITFAGCLTQACFVMLFASLECCLLAVMAYDRYVAICYPLRYTVIMNWRMCSLLTLFSLLSSTINALLLSLTVLWLSFCKDLEIPHFFCEITQVIKAACSSTFINNVLIYIAGLTFGGITFAGIIFSYTEIVSSVLKIPSVQGRYKAFSTTGSHLSVVSLFYGTGLGVCISSAVTNSRRITAVASVMYTVVTQMLNPFIYSLRNKDMKQALKKLIGRMTSFL; translated from the coding sequence ATGGGATTCACAAACCAAACAGCTGTTACTAACTTTCTCCTCCTGGGCCTCTCAAGTGACCCAGAATTGCAATCTTTCATGTTTGGACTGTTTCTGTCCATATACCTGGTCACAATGATTGGGAATCTGTTCATAATCTTGTCCATTATTTCAGATTCTCATCTCCATACTCCCATGTACTATTTTATCTGCAACCTCTCCTTGACTGATCTCTGTACAAGCACCACAATAATCCCAAAGATGCTGGAGAACATCCAAGAACAGAACCTAAGCATAACCTTTGCAGGATGCCTCACCCAGGCTTGCTTTGTCATGCTTTTTGCTAGTCTGGAATGCTGCCTCCTTGCGGTGATGGCATATGATCGCTACGTGGCCATTTGCTACCCCTTGAGGTACACAGTCATCATGAATTGGCGTATGTGTAGCCTACTCACCCTATTCTCCCTGCTCAGTAGCACTATAAACGCATTACTTCTCAGCCTCACGGTACTGTGGCTGTCCTTCTGCAAAGATCTGGAAATTCCCCACTTCTTTTGTGAAATTACCCAGGTCATCAAGGCAGCCTGTTCTAGCACATTCATCAACAATGTACTGATATATATTGCAGGTTTAACATTTGGTGGCATTACTTTTGCTGGAATCATTTTCTCTTACACTGAAATTGTCTCCTCTGTCCTGAAAATACCATCTGTTCAAGGAAGATATAAAGCCTTTTCCACCACGGGGTCTCATCTGTCAGTTGTTTCTTTATTCTACGGGACAGGTTTAGGTGTATGCATTAGCTCAGCAGTAACTAACTCTCGTAGGATAACAGCAGTGGCATCAGTGATGTATACTGTGGTGACACAAATGCTGAACCCCTTCATCTACAGCTTAAGGAACAAAGATATGAAACAAGCCTTGAAGAAACTCATAGGTAGGATGACTTCTTTTCTATAA